GATAGTCATCCAGGTTATTCCTATGAACCCAATATAGGATATCAGAATCCATCATGGATGTCAGAAGTAGCTGATTCAACAAAATTAAGTGAAATATCTATTCCAGGAACTCATGGTACAATGGCTTTACATGGAGCAAGTTTTCTTGATGAAAATTTGACAAGGAATCAAACTATGAGTCTACCCTAACAATTAAATTCTGGAATTCGATATGTAGATATGCGCGTTAAACGTGTAAAAAATTCTTTTGCAATGTACCATGGCATTGTAAATCAAAAAGCAATGTTTGAAGATGTATTAAAAGACGCAATTCAATTTTTAAAAGATTATCCGACAGAAACAATTTTAATGCGCTTAAAAGAAGAAACTTCACCTGAAAGTGGATCTCTAGCATTTGAGGATATATTTTTAAAATATAAAAACGTTAATGCTTCATATTTTTGGGATCCTAATTCCGTACCAACTATAGACAGAAACAACCCTATTTTAGGAGATATCCGTGGCAAAATTGTAGTCTTACAAAACTTTACATCTTCTCAATTGTACGGTATTGATTACGATAGTTTGAATATACAAGATAAATTTGAAATTGGAAGCGGACCAGACGAAATATATGAAAAATGGAATGCGATAAAAACTCATCTACAAAGTGCAAATACTAACTTTAATAATGGAAAAATATATCTTAACCATTTTAGTGGTACGGGTGGTGCAGCCGCATTTTTAAATAATGTATATCCTTGGTTTGTTGCAAGCGGAAAAGAGAATAGAAATACTGATAGTAGCCCTAAGTTGATTCAAACGAATTACACTAATGCGTGGAGTGATTTCCCCCGCGATAGAAATGGGCAAGTATATTATGGTGGGATGAATACACTTGGGACCCAACTCTTACAACAAGGTGAAATTAGACATTCCGGTATTATCGCAGCTGATTTTCCCGGACCAGGTTTAATTGATAATATCATTAAATTAAATGGGGTGCATTCAAATGAAAAAGAGATATTAATTTTGCAAATTCCATCCGAATCTAGTCCTTTATCCGGACAAAAAAATCGATCCAGTCAAAACTTTAAAATTGATAGTTTACCTGTAGGTACCAAAGAATTAAAATGGGTTATTGAACCTTCAGAAAAAGATCATCCTTCTACTATCTCTTTCAATGTAATGATTGATGTTTCCCTCGGTACCGATTCTATTCGTTGGAAAAATATTTCACATGGATCTAGGACTGAGGCTTACTCAAATACTAAATATTATATCGCAAGTCCAATTGGTGCCACTAACAAATTCACTGTGAAAATATATGCTATTAAAAATTAGAAAAAAAGAATCCCAATGGAATACCATTGGGATTCTTTTTGGATTTCATTTCGTCAATATTAGATGGAGATTAAATTTATTTGCAAATCATTTAAACCATTCGAGAATTTATATTTTGCACGACCGTTTATTTTCAAAGAAAAATCCAAAAATGTTAAGTACATTTGCCCATTTATCATTGATTCAAAACTGGCTTCCAAAGCGATAGAGCAAAAATCCAATTTGTGTCACCATTTCCTTGATAATCTTGAACTGCTTCATACACTTTCCCCTCATATACTACTCTATCACCTTTAGTATATGCTTTTCTCGCATCCCATTTTTCATATGTGGAGTCCTCTGCCTTTGTTTTTACATTCAATACATCACTTCTACTAGATTCATTTCCAGCTAAATCAACCGCTGTTACTACATATTTATACGATGTATTAGCCTTCAATTCTTTATCCATAAAGGATGTATTATCCGTTGTCCCGATTTTATTCATAACTCCAGCGCTTTCTCTATATACAATATAATGGTCTACTCCTACATTATCTTCAGACGGACTCCACATCAAATCAACAGTTGTCGCTGTTGTACTCATACTATGTAATCCTTTCGGTTGAGTCGGAGCTTCTTTATCTGTTGTTTCATTTGCTGTCTTAATCTTTAGTTCTTCACTTTCTTTTGATATGTTTCCAGCAGAGTCTAATGCCTTTATTGTATAGGTATATTCCGTATTTTCTTTTAGCTTTTTATCAATAAATGTTGTACCTGATACCGTATCAATTACTTCTCCATTGCGTAACACTTGATACTCTTTTACACCTATATTATCCGTAGAGGCCTTCCATGTTAGTGCAACACTATTGGCAGTAACGTTAGACGTACTTAAACCAGTTGGTTGACTTGGGGCTACTGTATCGGGAGCTTCATTATTTACTAGATTTACATCAATTACATTATAAAACGCATTTGACGTATCTGCTACATCCCATACAGCTAAAATAACATGATAACCATTTCGATCAGTTGGTACATTAATTGTATGTGTTAAATTATTTGATGCGACCGAACCATCATGTTTCACTGTTCCAATTGGTTCTAATTCAGCACGTGTTAATGGTTTATTAGGGTCCCATCCCTTTTTTGTAATATAATAATGCCATTTACTTGTAAGATGTGCAGCTGTATATTTCCATGTAAATGTAGTTTCTCCACCCTTAATCGTATTTTTGAACCAGCGATTTGATGTTTGTTGGTCAAGGATTCCTCCAAACAGTCCTCCTGCCGAAGCGATTTTCCCATCAATCGGTCCACCATCTGGGAATCCTTTAGGTGCTTCTAGACTTTGAGGTTCGTACATTATATTTCCACAATTTAAATTTAATGCTCCATAATTCTGACTACATAAAGCAGCACGACTGGTTGGCTTTTCAACAAATCCGTGTGCATACGCACTTTGAGGAATCATTGTAATAGCCGTCACCCCTGCAGCTAAAACACAAGCACCAATTCCTTTTTTACTTTTTCTTAATCTTTCAAATTTAGATGTAAATTTCAAATTCATTCTTGTCCCCCCTATATATTATTGTTATCGCTAATATAATAGCAATATAGAGATAAACGAACAAATTACTTATAAATCTACTAATATCTCTCATACATTGGTACATTTATTATTATTTTTAATCTCATATAAAAATAAAATAAATACAATAAGTCTATTTTGTAACATTATGTATTAATAGAAGAATAGAAACCTCATTTAATTTCACAAAAAATTCAAATATTAATTTAAAATTTATGTTTAAACTTATGTAGAAAAAATACACTTTTAAAGTAAAAAAGACTGGAAGAAACTGATAATATCAGTTTCTTCCAGTCTTCACATTTCTATTATATAATTTCCAAATCTTAATTTGCACATGTTTTCTTAACCCCATGCCCATCAACTTAAGAAAAAAAGTTACCCCCAAAAAGAGAAAAATAAACTTCGATACTATAAAAACACAAAATTTCCATTTAGGGGGTACTTTAAAATCTTAGCTTGATAACGATGGGGTACTTTAAAATCTTAGCTTGATAACGATGGGGTACTTCAAAATCTTAAATTGATGGGCATGTATGGTGACCCCCTTTAGATAAACCAATCCAAAGGGTAAAAACATCACAACTTTGTTCAAAATCAAAACCTTATATATGTCATAATATTCATAATAATCAGAATAATATTTCTACAAATTCAAAATATTTACATTTGTGCTAAAAGTGTTAAATTTGATTTATGAATTATAAATCAACTACGGAGTTTTAATGAGAAAGGAAAAAAGTTTACTGACATCGCTTTAGCGAGTGCAATAATAGCTGGTGAATTTAGCATAACTCATGCTGCTCCTATTTATGCTAATAAGATTCAATCAGTTTCCAAATTAGAATCCCTTCTTGAGGAGACAATTAAGGAGGGTATTGGTGATTAGGAGAGCTCTTGTTAATTTATAGAAAAAGATAAAAACACTATTTTTTGTGAAAGGAGACGATTATGTTACAAAAAATAGAACTTAAATATGATCCTCTCGATCCTCAAACATTATTGAATCCATATCCTATTTATAAAAAGTTAAGAGAGAACGCTCCCGTTTATTGGCATGAAGGAATGAAATCATGGGTATTAACAAGATACGATGATTGTAAAGAAGTGCTACGTAATCATGAAGTGTTTACAACTGATAGAAGACGAGTTGGAGTGGAAATTCCAGATGTACGTCATAATGTTCAATCTTTGGATCCACCTGACAATATACCTTTGCGTAATCTATTAACGAAAGCTTTTAATTCACAGGATATTAATAATGTTCGAGAGAAAATACATGTATTAATTAAAGATATTTTAAAAAAACACAAATCAATAAATGAATTTGATTTTATGAGAGAGGTTTCCGCTCCGCTAGCATTAAGTATGACAGCAATTACACTTGGTGTTGATGAGCCAAACTTGGATTCTTTTCTTGAAATATCGGAAGCTATTACTCGACAAATGGATTCAGGACTAAGACCTGAGAATATTGAACCAGGTAATCAAGCACGCGAAAAACTCAATGCTCTTGTTGGTGAGTGGTTTGCTACTGAAGATAGGCCAGGAATTGTTTCATACATTAGAAAGCATGCTCAAAACACAAATGTTCCTGAGCATTACATTCGTAATACAACTGGTACGATGTTCAATGCAAGTTTTGGATCTTTATATGCTGTATTTGGTAATGTCGTGCTTGCTCTATTAGAACACCCAGAAGTATTTGATAAATTAAATGATAAATCTTTAATTGACACTGGGGTGGATGAATTAATTCGTTTTGATGGACCAGCACAAGGAACGGGTCGCATAGCTGCCAAAACGACAAAAATTAGAGATACTACAATTCAGAAAGGTGATGTAATTGTAGTACTGTTTGCTGCAGCCAATAGGGATCCGGAAGTGTTTCCTGAACCTGATAGTATAATTCTTGACCGTTCAAAAAATCCACATCTGGGGTTTGGTTGGGGACCACATACATGTGTAGGAACTTTTTTTGGTAAATTAGCAATTAAAGAATTGATTTTATGTCTTTTAGAAGAGTCGAGTCGTTTACGATTATTGAGACGCCCAACACGTAGGGTCACAGCTACTTCAAGAGGTATTGAGTTGTTGCCAGTTTCTTTTTCCTAACAATATTAGTTAATTTATAATGTGTTTTAAATATCTTTTCTCCAAATATCCATTAAAGGAGGTGATAATATGAATTACAATCACTAAGAAAATACATCCCTAAGGGCCGAGCTCAATATCTTGAGCTTGGCTCACATTTCCTCAAGTTAATCCCCCCTTCTTTAGATAAACATATCCGTAATACAATTAAAAAAAAAACGGTTAAACTATATTTTAAATATATGAATGAACTACCCACCACTTTGCAAAACTTAAAGTGGGAACTTCTCAGTTCCACGACAAAAATAATCTTTCGTTTCCCCGATCGTTTGTCCAACTTAATTTATAGCTCTTTTTAATGGCTATCTCCTGCCCTGTTAATCCTTCCTTTAAACAAATCATCAAGAGATTGATAATGTAAGATAAAAAAATATCCAATTCCCCCCATAACGTTCTACCAATTTATTGTATTATTTTTACCTAATAAGGTACAGAAACAAAGGGAAAAACTTCAGTGTGCTTGAGGTTTTGTTTTAAATAAATACAAACGTTTTTAGGGTGAAACGTTTAAAGGGTACATCACTGAATTTTTATTAAATGTTCCTGTACCTAGTATTCAAATTAACTTATGTCAAAATATTTTACAATACAAGTGTTAAACGTTACATATGTCTATATTTAATGATACATTTTATCAACATACCTCCCCTAATCTTTATATTAAATATAGAAAATTAAGCTCATTAGGATCTAATTTTGGAATTCTCATCATAGCAAATGAATAGATTAGGCACATAACTGTCACAAATTAATAGTTTATCTATTTTTTCAACCATGAAAAATTTATTGCCACTTCAATATTTACTCTAAAACTAAAACATATCTATAGCCACAACTACCTAATAATCTTTTAAAAGAGTCGATAGTTTTATATTTTTTATTTTTTTATTGTACATTTGTACATTTGATGTTAGGATTATGCCTATTAAAATTGAATCCTAACGATTCTTTTTTATAACTTTTATATTTTTATTATCAAATAAAAATATAGATTATAAAACAAGATCAAAATCAGAACAAAAATGTCGTTATTTGATAATGATGTCATGAAACACCTTTAGAATGGAATGGAATGATATATGCAACAACGTGTTAAGGGGTTACAGGGGGAACAAAAATGAGAGATTTTTTTGATGATAAGTATAAAAATATTGAATTAAAAAGGAGGTTAATCAATTTAATAAGTGAAATTAGCGAATTCAAAGGAAAATTAGCTGCTTATCAGGAACAAAACCCTGACATATTTAATAGTTTAGAAAAAACTATACCACTACATTACATAAAAAATTTCACTACTATTTATGAGGATATAAAAGTTCCTAATAAAAGATTAAAAGAACTTATTTTAGATGATATAGTACCTCAAAACATTTCGGAAGATGCTATTTTTTGTTATTATCAAACACTTTCTTTTGTACATAAAAACTCCTGTACTTTATCAATTAATCCAGCAACTATACAGGAATTACATTTTCAACTAATACATTACCTTACCTCTGATAGTGCCAAGTGGCGTGAAAAATCTTTTATTATTCCAGGTATTCCTGAGCATGGAATGCACTTGAATAGTTACCGCATTCTTCCACATGAACTCATTCCACAGTTTATGGAGCAATTATGTGATCAATACAACTCATTAAATACTAGTAAGGGGCTACATTCGCTTTTATTAATAGCTCGTTTTATATTAAATTTTTATTGCATAGTCCCTTTCAATCAAGGTAATGGCAGGCTAGCATTTATGTTAATGCAGTTGCTGCTAATTAAGAGTGGACATACATTTGTAAAATATGTATGTTTGGATAAGTATATTAAGAAAAATGAATCTGAATATTACAATTCGATTTATAAATCTTCGGTAAATTGGTACTGCGAGGAACACAATAGTAGCTTTTGGTTAAAAACGTTTTTAACTATTATATTAGAGGCTTACAAAGATCTGCATAACACTGTTCTAGATTCTATATGTAAACATACTAAAGTTGAGAGAATTCAGGATTTTATACTTAAACAAAAACAACCCTTTACTAAGGAAAGTATTCGTAACACATATCCAGACATTGCAGAGAGTACAATTAGTAAGGCTTTAAATTCCTTGCAATTATTTGGGCATATTAAGCTAGTTACAAAAGGAAGAAACGCAAAGTGGACTAAAGTTTGACCTTACTTTTAAAACTCTTACGGTTCAAAAATTCAATTATAACGTTATCAATGGTTTTCATGACTTTGGGCTCAAATTCATGGAATTTCATTTTAATTTTAGACTATTATTACTTTAGTTATATCTAATTCCTACAAAACATCTTATAGGAAAAGGGTACGTTTTCCACCACCTTTTCCTATAAAAATATTAGATATTAACGTAGAAAAATTGTCGAAAAAAGTCGCATTTTAATGTTTTTTCTTTATTTTCTGGTTGTAAACGTTTTAATTTCATGTTACCATCTTAATCAAACAATAGAGGGTAATAAAAATAAAAGTAATTCTTTCCCTTAGAAACATATAAATGTACGGTAACATCAAGAAAATAAGGCCAAAGAAATATTTGATACCTACCAAAATAACCAATAGGAATTTTGCACTTTAATTTTTCTGTCAATTCAGAAAAAAATATTTTGTCCCTAAACAAAAATTGTTAGCATGCAAAGTTTAAATACACTAGAACACCCAAATAAATGTAATGTCTTTTTAATCGATCATTAAAATATGAAAAAAGAATTCTTCCTACAAAATTCAACTGATTAACTTAAAGACATCTAAATTACTACCTTAATTGCCCTCTATTGTTGACAACATATTTACCAACTATGAAAAAGAGCCTTACAAGGGTTCTTTTTTGTTATAATCATTCAAATTTCAATTCTATCTTGATACTTAGATTTCCACACAAATTACCTCTACTTTTTTACTCTCAATTATTAATTTCCATTCCAAATTTGTTTAAATTTGTGAATAAAATTCCCTCAACTAAAAATAATAAATACAACTAATCGTTATATATTAAAGAGGTGTCAATTTTGTCCTTAAATGAAGAGACCTTAGAAACTAAAACAGATAAAAACATTAAAAACATCCAAACAAGTAACTTAAAAGAACTTAAAAATACATTAAATAATATCTTTGATATTAGTGCAGATTTAATCGAACATCCTTTGCAATTAAAAACAACCACGAATATTTTACTATATTATTTTGAAGGCCTTACAGATGGTGTCGCTTTAAAAAGCAATGTTGTTACACCATTACTACAAGAAGTAAATGAAGACAGTCAAATATTTAATTCTAATATTATTGCTACTCATACCAAAATAGTATTTACATGGAATAAAATTAAAGAAGGATTACTTGAGGGTCAATGTGTTCTATTTATGGAAGGAGAAAAGCGGTCACTTCTAATAAATACAAAAGGCTGGGCAGAAAGAGCAATTCAAGAACCCATTTCAGAAGTTACTATTAAAGGCTCACATGATGGATTTATTGAGAATGCCACAAAAAATATAGGCTTAATTCGTCGATATCTTCCTTCAACAGAGTTAAAGATCAAAAAGCTGACGATTGGAGAACGAGCCACTTCAGTAGTTTATTTAATTTACTTAGGTGATGTAGCAAACGCAGATGTAGTCCAAGAAATAGAAACTAGAATCTGTAGAATTAAAACGGATGCAGTATTGAGTATTGGAGAACTATCTAATTATACAAAAGATCAAAATTGGACTCCTTTCCCACAAGCTTATTTAAGCGAACGCCCAGATGCCATTTCAAATCATATACTCGATGGAAAAGTAGCAGTGTTAATGGATAGATCCCCTGGTGCAATGATTGTTCCAATGAATTTAATTGGATTCTTTCAAACTCCAGATGATTATAATATTCATTGGCTCATTGCTTCATTTTTTCGCTTATTACGATTTGCAGGATTTATTATAGCTATTTTTTTACCGGCATTTTATATTGCTATAGTGTCTTTTCACTTTGAAATCATTCCTATAGATTTATACACTTCTATTGCAACGTCTAGAGTCAAAGTCCCTTTCTCTCCCTTATTAGAAGCTTTTATAATGGAAATCACACTAGAAATGCTACGTGAAGCTGGTATTCGCTTACCACAACCAATTGGACAGACCATTGGAATTGTTGGAGGGATTGTAATTGGACAGGCGGCTGTTCAAGCAGGTCTTGTGAGTAACGTTATGGTTATTATCGTATCTATTACAGCCATTGCATCATTTATTGTTTCTAATTATGATTTATCAAGTTCTATACGCCTTATTCGTTTTCCAATGATGTTATTGGCATACTTTTATGGGATTGTAGGTATCGTTAGTGGATTAATGCTCTTATTCGCTCATTTTGTTTCACTAACCTCCTATGGTTCACCATACGGATTGCCAATCGCGCCATTTCGGCTTCAAGAATTAAAAGATTCTTTTGTAAGATTTCCTATTTCTATGATTACCACCCGCTCGAGTACAGGACAGCCGAAACAAAAAAAGAAAAAAGAAGGTGGTTCGCATGGGGAATCTTAAATTCCAAAACATAACTTTATTTGAATTTATTATTTTCATTCATTCACTGCAACTTGCATCAGGTATGTTAATCATGCCAAGCCCACTTGCTACTACGGCTGGCACAGATGGCTGGATTTCTATCATTCTTGGCTGGATAACTACTTCTATAATCGGCGTATTTATTATATTATTGTTACAAAAAAATCCCAACAAAAATTTCTCACAAATCCTAAAAACGTACTTTGGTAAATGGATAGGGACAATTCTTTTTCTTTTATATGCCTTTTATCTATTTTTTGCTGGCTTTAATACTTTATTAAAGGCAACTGATATTGTAAAAGTGTGGATATTCCCTTCCACTCCTGCTTATCAAATCACCATATTATTACTATTACCTTTTATTATTTTGGCCCTGAGTGGGTTAAGGGCTCTTACTAGTTATTCTATGCTTGTTTTCTTCTTCACTACTTGGATGCCACTATTTCTTCTTTTTTCACTAAAGACTAACTACAACCCTTTACACCTATTACCTATTTTTAAAGATGGATTATACCCTATTCTAAAGGCAACAAAAGAAACCATTACTCCTTATGCTGGCTTAGAACTTGCATATTATATATACCCGTTCTTACAAAAAAAACAAAAAGCCATAAAAGGACTACTAATTGCGAATACTGGAACCATGTTTTTCTATCTATATGTGACTATTCTTTCTTATA
This Bacillus paramycoides DNA region includes the following protein-coding sequences:
- a CDS encoding lytic polysaccharide monooxygenase — translated: MNLKFTSKFERLRKSKKGIGACVLAAGVTAITMIPQSAYAHGFVEKPTSRAALCSQNYGALNLNCGNIMYEPQSLEAPKGFPDGGPIDGKIASAGGLFGGILDQQTSNRWFKNTIKGGETTFTWKYTAAHLTSKWHYYITKKGWDPNKPLTRAELEPIGTVKHDGSVASNNLTHTINVPTDRNGYHVILAVWDVADTSNAFYNVIDVNLVNNEAPDTVAPSQPTGLSTSNVTANSVALTWKASTDNIGVKEYQVLRNGEVIDTVSGTTFIDKKLKENTEYTYTIKALDSAGNISKESEELKIKTANETTDKEAPTQPKGLHSMSTTATTVDLMWSPSEDNVGVDHYIVYRESAGVMNKIGTTDNTSFMDKELKANTSYKYVVTAVDLAGNESSRSDVLNVKTKAEDSTYEKWDARKAYTKGDRVVYEGKVYEAVQDYQGNGDTNWIFALSLWKPVLNQ
- a CDS encoding cytochrome P450 encodes the protein MLQKIELKYDPLDPQTLLNPYPIYKKLRENAPVYWHEGMKSWVLTRYDDCKEVLRNHEVFTTDRRRVGVEIPDVRHNVQSLDPPDNIPLRNLLTKAFNSQDINNVREKIHVLIKDILKKHKSINEFDFMREVSAPLALSMTAITLGVDEPNLDSFLEISEAITRQMDSGLRPENIEPGNQAREKLNALVGEWFATEDRPGIVSYIRKHAQNTNVPEHYIRNTTGTMFNASFGSLYAVFGNVVLALLEHPEVFDKLNDKSLIDTGVDELIRFDGPAQGTGRIAAKTTKIRDTTIQKGDVIVVLFAAANRDPEVFPEPDSIILDRSKNPHLGFGWGPHTCVGTFFGKLAIKELILCLLEESSRLRLLRRPTRRVTATSRGIELLPVSFS
- a CDS encoding Fic family protein translates to MRDFFDDKYKNIELKRRLINLISEISEFKGKLAAYQEQNPDIFNSLEKTIPLHYIKNFTTIYEDIKVPNKRLKELILDDIVPQNISEDAIFCYYQTLSFVHKNSCTLSINPATIQELHFQLIHYLTSDSAKWREKSFIIPGIPEHGMHLNSYRILPHELIPQFMEQLCDQYNSLNTSKGLHSLLLIARFILNFYCIVPFNQGNGRLAFMLMQLLLIKSGHTFVKYVCLDKYIKKNESEYYNSIYKSSVNWYCEEHNSSFWLKTFLTIILEAYKDLHNTVLDSICKHTKVERIQDFILKQKQPFTKESIRNTYPDIAESTISKALNSLQLFGHIKLVTKGRNAKWTKV
- a CDS encoding spore germination protein → MSLNEETLETKTDKNIKNIQTSNLKELKNTLNNIFDISADLIEHPLQLKTTTNILLYYFEGLTDGVALKSNVVTPLLQEVNEDSQIFNSNIIATHTKIVFTWNKIKEGLLEGQCVLFMEGEKRSLLINTKGWAERAIQEPISEVTIKGSHDGFIENATKNIGLIRRYLPSTELKIKKLTIGERATSVVYLIYLGDVANADVVQEIETRICRIKTDAVLSIGELSNYTKDQNWTPFPQAYLSERPDAISNHILDGKVAVLMDRSPGAMIVPMNLIGFFQTPDDYNIHWLIASFFRLLRFAGFIIAIFLPAFYIAIVSFHFEIIPIDLYTSIATSRVKVPFSPLLEAFIMEITLEMLREAGIRLPQPIGQTIGIVGGIVIGQAAVQAGLVSNVMVIIVSITAIASFIVSNYDLSSSIRLIRFPMMLLAYFYGIVGIVSGLMLLFAHFVSLTSYGSPYGLPIAPFRLQELKDSFVRFPISMITTRSSTGQPKQKKKKEGGSHGES
- a CDS encoding GerAB/ArcD/ProY family transporter, whose protein sequence is MGNLKFQNITLFEFIIFIHSLQLASGMLIMPSPLATTAGTDGWISIILGWITTSIIGVFIILLLQKNPNKNFSQILKTYFGKWIGTILFLLYAFYLFFAGFNTLLKATDIVKVWIFPSTPAYQITILLLLPFIILALSGLRALTSYSMLVFFFTTWMPLFLLFSLKTNYNPLHLLPIFKDGLYPILKATKETITPYAGLELAYYIYPFLQKKQKAIKGLLIANTGTMFFYLYVTILSYIYFSPEGIKDVIWPVFHLLKGVRFSFMERLEIIYIAYYLIVFSTTIYPYLFFSFKSVTISLQKNARNWALLAFMLFIVGLFIFLNPDVDQYLFIYSLMDIFNVVFFILLPILFFAYSILFTWITRRKQL